ATGACGTGAGGGCAACGAGGGAGAGGCCGATAAGCGTTTTCGTGTTCATTTGGAAATCCTAAATAGATTGAAAAGAAGTGTCCGGTTCATCAGGGCAAACATTGCTGCTTTGTGTTTTATTCCAGCTATTTCGGCTGCATTCGCGGCGCTTGTTGCTGGATGCTACGAGATGCAAAACACCGTATCGTCTGAATTTATTCCCAACTGCATTTGCGATGCTTGACTGCGTGCTACGTAGTGACGAACAGGACCAAACCTTTCTTTATTCCCACTTTTTTCGACAAAGCGCATTCAGGGCGAAAGAAGAGGGTGAGCGGGGGAGAAGAGGGACAGAAACGCCCCGCAAACACGGGCGCTGAGCACGCCCGAAGACCGATTCCGGCGGATTCGGTTTCGGGGCGCAATTCATTGTTTCAAATCGGGCTGCGAAGCGAGGTAGACCCGAAGGCGGGCCCGAAGGCAGACCCGTGGGCAGACGCCGGCAGCCGCCTAGGAAGACGCCGCCGGGTGCTGGAGCACCGCCTGTACGCGTTGCTGGAGATCAGGCGTATGCAGCAGGTTCGCCGGCTTCACCAGATGCCGGACTTCGACCATCAGCCGGTGAACGTCCGGGTCCACGGCAGCAAGCTTCATCACGCCGGCCTGATATTCGCTTCGCTGCCGCATGTCGGCCGGCCGTTCGCCCTTCGTTTGCGGATACGCGAGATCGAGCGCGGTCGCTCCCGACCATGGCGTTTTCACGAGATCTTCCATCTCCTTCAGGAAGGCCGGTCCAATCGTTTCGAGCGAACTGGCGTGGCCGCCTGATTCGGCGAGCAGGCGGTGCAGCATCACCGCCTCTTTCGCCGCGACCGTCATGCCCTGGCCGAACACCGGATTCGTATTGCAGACGGCATCGCCCAACGGCAGCAAGCCCACCGGAAAGTCCGTGAGATCGGCGAAATGACGCCAGCGGCTTTCCGGATAGCCGAAGCGCACAATCGGCGCCTCGCGCCGGCCGCGACGCAAGGCCGTACTGATCGCCTGGTTGGGCAGGGTATCCGCGAATGCGAGAAACGCGTCGTCTTCGATGGGCGGGACGTCGCCGAGACGGCCGGCGAGCACCGCGTCCCATAGTCCGTTTTCGCGTTTCACGAGGAAGCCGGCGCGCCCCTGTTCCGGCGCCTTGCCGTGCACCCACGCCTGCTTGAAGTCTGGTTCGGCGCCGTCCGGAAACGAATAGACCGTCGTGCCATAGGTGAGATCGGTGCCGACCGTGGTTTCCGTCGGCAACGGGCGGCCCGTTGCCTTGAGGAAATCAAGTGTCGGTACGCCGCGGCCGCTTGCATCGATAACGAGTAGGGCGTCGAGTTCGTCGTGTTTGCCTTCGCGCGATTCGACGCGCACACCGGCGGCCCGGTTGTTTTCGTCCGGAACGATCTCGATGACGCGGCTCAGTTCACGCAACTGGACGTTTTCGCGTTCGCGTAACTGCTCGCGCAGCACCGCTTCGAGCAGCGGCCTCGACAATTGCCAGCTATAGATATTCAATTCGCGGCGCGGCAATTTCGGCGTGCCGGCCAGTTCAAAATTCGCATCGGCGCCCACATCGGCCAGTTGCGCGCCGGCCTCGATCAGACGCGTATGTACGCCCGGAAAGAGTTCGGCGAGTGCGGCTGCGCCGCCGGAGAGCAGAACATGAAGATGTCGGGTCTGTGCGGCGCCGGGCCGCGGGCGCACCTCGGCGGGCAACTCGTCGCGCTCGAGCACGACGACCTGCCCGAAATGGTTGGCGAGCGCAGCCGCGACGGCGAGGCCGCCGATACCGGCACCGATCACGATCGCGCGTTGTTCTGCAAAGCGTTTGTCCATTCAGGCTCCGTAATCAAAAGCGGACCGGCGATATGATGGACCGATCCGCTGAACCGGTAACACCCGGCGCGAGGAGCTTATTCCGCTTTGCGTTTAACGGTATACGGTATGGCATCCTACGTATCCCCTACCGTGCCTTTACACGAATCGGTGAACTGTTGCCGACAATGCCGATCCGATAGCTCGGATAGAATGATTTCCTTACATAGTGATTGTGATGCCGTCGGGGTCGGGTAGGAGCACGAGCGAATATGGAAGGTAACTGGAAGTTTCAACTGAGGGTGAGCGTGTCTGCACCTCTTGCCGCTGCCTTGCGCGGCGACCCTTCGTGCGCGGCGCACGCCGCGCTTCACGATGTGCTGAAGCGGCATGGGGCTTCGATGATGTGCCAATACGACGCGTTCGCCGAATACGTCGAGGAAGCGCAGCGCTTCGGGCCCGAAAAATACCCGCTCTACGAGTGGACACGCGACACGATAGAAAATCCGGAAAAAAAGACCCGATACCTCGAAACCTTTACCGTCTACGTCGGCGACGAAGCGATCTACGACCGGCAGGTTACCGATTCGCTGCAGGCGGAACTGTCGGCGCTCGTCGATCTCGAGGCCATCAGAAGCATTGCGCGCTTCGATACGAATCCGGCCAACAATCCTCAGCCGCCCGCCACCAGGCACTGACCGGCGGCATTTCCGAAGCCGTGCAACAATCCTCCCGCGCGTGCCGCGGCGCCCGACCTCGCGCCGCCGGTGGAGCATGCGCGTTCGGTGAAAGCCCCCTGAATTCCGGAGAAACAGAAAATGAAAGCTGTCGGTTACTACGAGCCCCTAGCTATTACCGATCCGAAAGCGTTGATCGATATCGATTTGCCGGAGCCGCAACCGGGCGAGCGCGATCTGATCGTCGAGGTTCGCGCGGTGTCGGTGAACCCGGTCGACACGAAAGTACGCAAGAGCCGCAAAGCCGAAGGCGACGTGCCGGTGGTGCTCGGTTGGGATGCGGCAGGCGTCGTGCGCAGCGTCGGTTCGAAGGTCACGCTGTTCAAGCCCGGCGATCGCGTCTGGTACGCGGGCACGCTGATGCGGCCCGGCACGAACAGCGAACTGCATGCGGTCGATGAGCGCATCGTCGGGCGCATGCCGGACAGCATCGATTTCGCGGCCGCCGCGTCGTTGCCGCTGACCGCGGTAACCGCGTGGGAAATGCTGTTCGACCGGCTGCGCGTGCCGACGCTTGCCGATCCGTTCGGCAACGGTGCGCTGCTGATTATTGGTGCGGCGGGCGGCGTGGGCTCGATCATGGTTCAGCTCGCGCGCAAGCTCACGGGTCTGACCGTGATCGGCACCGCATCGCGCCCGGAAACGCAGCAATGGGTGAAAGACCTCGGCGCGCATCACGTGATCGATCATTCGAAGCCGATTGCGGCTGAACTCGCGCGCGTCGGCATTCGCGAAGCGAAATACGTCGCGTCGCTCACGCATACGGACCAGCATTTCGAGCAGATCGTCGAGGCACTTGCGCCGCAAGGCCATTTCGGCCTGATCGACGACCCTGACGCGATCGATGTGCGGCTGCTCAAGCGCAAGAGCGCCTCGCTGCACTGGGAGCTGATGTACACGCGGTCGATGTTCGATACGTCCGACGTGATCCAGCAGCACGTGATTCTGAACAAGGTCGCCGACATGGTCGACAGCGGCATGCTGAAGACCACGACCGGCGAGCATTTCGGCAAGATCAACGCGGACAATCTGCGCCGCGCACATCAGTTGCTCGAGAGCCATCGTGCAAAGGGCAAGATCGTGCTCGAAGGGTTCGGGAAGTAAGCGAGGGAAATAAGCGAGGGAAATAAGCAAGTCACGCAACGCGCGTGTCACACGCGCTCGCCGCTTCGTTGCGTGTGCAACGAAGCGGCGTCATCGCCGTAACCCGCCGTAACCGCTAATCGCGAGATTAACGTGCTGCCGCTGCGATAAAGCGAATCCCTTCATTGATTGTGCAACGATACGAGCCACGCGAGCTTGCGGTATCGGCGCCGTTCGCGGCAAACGCGGTATCGATGGTGACCGTGTTGTCGGGCATCACGTGGTAGCGCACGTATTCGGTAACCGGATGATTTTTCGGGTCCAGCGTCTGGTGTTCGTCGATAAACGCGATATAGCGGCCTTCCGGAATCAGAAACGAGCCGATGCTCACGCCGCCGCGAATCGCGGGGCCGGGCTTGTTGCCTTCGGTCGACGTGCAGCGGCTCATCTCGAGCCGCACATTCACCACGCTGTGTCCGTCCATCAACGCCTGCTCGATTGCCGCGTAGCTGGCAAGCGCGCCGTCGGCCGCGGCAGGAGCGGCGTGGGCGCTCTGGCCGAACACCGCGAGCGCCGCAAGCAGCGCCGCGCCGGCGGCGCGCGCCCGCGCGGCGGTCCGACCGGACCGGTTAAACCGATTGGACCGACCGTTATTGTTCGAGCCTTGTCGTGCAGCCGTTTGACGACCGTTCATGGTTACATCCTCGAGAGTGGGGTGGGAATGAATGGGATACGATGGGTTCGACTTCGTTGAACACGTGTACCCGCAGGTTTATTCCTCCCCGACCGGCCGCGACGCAATGTGCAACCAGTGCATGAATGCCCTATACGCGGGTATGCGTTGCGTATGCGGACGAACGATTCGACGAGACTCACCGACAATGGCGGCATTCGCACAGGATGTCTAAGCTTGATTCATCGGGCCTGCTTCGGGGCCCGGCGGGTTCGGGAGCTGTCATGAATGTCCTGCATCACTGGATTTATCTCGGAAGCAACGCGTACGACGAGTACACCTTCGTGCCGTGGCTCAACAAGAATGTCTACCGGCGCACGGTCGCGCTAAGCGAGATTTGCATCCAGTAAGGGCGCGCTTCGCATGCCGCGCAACAGCGATTGACGCAGGGTAAGTGGGCTGTCAGTATGAAGCGCTTCTGCACAACGAGATTCCGTTCCACGCATGCGCGCGCCTCAACACCTGAATGCGCTGCGAGCCTTCGAAGCCGTGGCGCGCCACTTGAGCTACGTGGGCGCAGCCGAAGAATTGCACGTCACGCCGGCGGCGGTCGGCCAGCTGATACGCGGGCTCGAAGAGACGCTCGATGTCGAGCTTTTTCATCGCGCGCCTACGGGGCCATCGCGGCTCATGCTGACCGATGCGGCGCGCGCGGTGATTCCCGATCTGCAGGCGGGGTTCGATCTGCTGTCCACGGCGGTCGAGCGGCTCAAGGCAAGCAAGGCGCGCATCGCGATCACGGTGACGGTGCCGCCCGCGTTTGCGCACAAATGGTTTTTGCAGCGCGTCGAACACTTCCAGCAGCGGCATCCGTATTACGACCTGCGCATCGAGCCGAACGGTCAGCTCGCGGATTTCACCGTGGACCGCATCGACGCGGGCATCCGCTATGGCGCGGGCCACTGGCCCGATCTCGATGCGACTTTCCTGTTGCGCGACGAATACTTTCCGGTTTGCAGTCCGACGCTGCTCGACGGTGTGCATCCGCTGCGCAAGCCCGAAGACCTGCAGTTTCATCCGCTGATTCACGATACGTCGATGCGCGACGCGCCGGTGTTTCCGACCTGGCGATCGTGGCTGCGGCGCGCGGGGCTGCCGGAGCTCGTCGATTGCGATCGCGGCCTGCAGATCAACGACTCGGCGGCCGCGCTGCAGACGGCGATGTCGGGCCTCGGCGTCGCGCTTGGCCGCACGTCGCTGGTCGAGCGAGATCTCGCGGAAGGGCGGTTGGTGCGGCCGTTCGGCGACGCGCAGAGCTGCGAGCTTGCCTACTATGTGGTGCACCGGAAGGAAACCGCGCAAACGCCGCCGATCGTCGCGTTCAAGGAATGGTTGATCGAGGAAGCGGGCTCCCCTCAACGCTAGTGCGAATTCAGGCCGGCGAGCCGCCGCACCTG
The genomic region above belongs to Paraburkholderia edwinii and contains:
- a CDS encoding NAD(P)/FAD-dependent oxidoreductase; amino-acid sequence: MDKRFAEQRAIVIGAGIGGLAVAAALANHFGQVVVLERDELPAEVRPRPGAAQTRHLHVLLSGGAAALAELFPGVHTRLIEAGAQLADVGADANFELAGTPKLPRRELNIYSWQLSRPLLEAVLREQLRERENVQLRELSRVIEIVPDENNRAAGVRVESREGKHDELDALLVIDASGRGVPTLDFLKATGRPLPTETTVGTDLTYGTTVYSFPDGAEPDFKQAWVHGKAPEQGRAGFLVKRENGLWDAVLAGRLGDVPPIEDDAFLAFADTLPNQAISTALRRGRREAPIVRFGYPESRWRHFADLTDFPVGLLPLGDAVCNTNPVFGQGMTVAAKEAVMLHRLLAESGGHASSLETIGPAFLKEMEDLVKTPWSGATALDLAYPQTKGERPADMRQRSEYQAGVMKLAAVDPDVHRLMVEVRHLVKPANLLHTPDLQQRVQAVLQHPAASS
- a CDS encoding zinc-binding alcohol dehydrogenase family protein, with the protein product MKAVGYYEPLAITDPKALIDIDLPEPQPGERDLIVEVRAVSVNPVDTKVRKSRKAEGDVPVVLGWDAAGVVRSVGSKVTLFKPGDRVWYAGTLMRPGTNSELHAVDERIVGRMPDSIDFAAAASLPLTAVTAWEMLFDRLRVPTLADPFGNGALLIIGAAGGVGSIMVQLARKLTGLTVIGTASRPETQQWVKDLGAHHVIDHSKPIAAELARVGIREAKYVASLTHTDQHFEQIVEALAPQGHFGLIDDPDAIDVRLLKRKSASLHWELMYTRSMFDTSDVIQQHVILNKVADMVDSGMLKTTTGEHFGKINADNLRRAHQLLESHRAKGKIVLEGFGK
- a CDS encoding VirK family protein; the protein is MNGRQTAARQGSNNNGRSNRFNRSGRTAARARAAGAALLAALAVFGQSAHAAPAAADGALASYAAIEQALMDGHSVVNVRLEMSRCTSTEGNKPGPAIRGGVSIGSFLIPEGRYIAFIDEHQTLDPKNHPVTEYVRYHVMPDNTVTIDTAFAANGADTASSRGSYRCTINEGIRFIAAAAR
- the gcvA gene encoding transcriptional regulator GcvA produces the protein MRAPQHLNALRAFEAVARHLSYVGAAEELHVTPAAVGQLIRGLEETLDVELFHRAPTGPSRLMLTDAARAVIPDLQAGFDLLSTAVERLKASKARIAITVTVPPAFAHKWFLQRVEHFQQRHPYYDLRIEPNGQLADFTVDRIDAGIRYGAGHWPDLDATFLLRDEYFPVCSPTLLDGVHPLRKPEDLQFHPLIHDTSMRDAPVFPTWRSWLRRAGLPELVDCDRGLQINDSAAALQTAMSGLGVALGRTSLVERDLAEGRLVRPFGDAQSCELAYYVVHRKETAQTPPIVAFKEWLIEEAGSPQR